One Mycobacteroides abscessus ATCC 19977 genomic window carries:
- a CDS encoding DUF4345 domain-containing protein — protein MDKVLKYLAILTGVTCLAIGLYHVVGGPQTVFGGGEVNASTDSQERFFAGLFAVYGAAWIWVARLVPIPGIAIRLLAAGLFAGGLGRGVSLIDKGQPHPFWIAMLVVEIVIPALFFAIAGAGAKAR, from the coding sequence ATGGACAAAGTACTCAAGTATCTGGCCATTCTGACCGGCGTGACGTGTCTGGCCATCGGGCTGTACCACGTCGTCGGGGGTCCTCAGACGGTCTTCGGCGGGGGCGAGGTCAACGCGAGCACCGACAGCCAGGAGCGGTTCTTCGCTGGCCTCTTCGCCGTCTACGGAGCTGCGTGGATTTGGGTGGCGCGTCTGGTTCCGATCCCCGGTATCGCGATCCGACTGCTGGCGGCGGGGCTTTTCGCCGGCGGGCTCGGACGAGGCGTCTCGCTGATCGACAAGGGCCAGCCGCATCCGTTCTGGATTGCCATGCTGGTGGTCGAAATCGTCATTCCGGCACTGTTTTTCGCCATCGCGGGCGCTGGTGCGAAGGCGCGTTGA
- a CDS encoding DUF6194 family protein yields the protein MIVGIDEGAVIEYIVTTFPDLQYEVVQGNWFFFRGADRKIPAITLMSNDVFDTYSDLGRPSVYRLNIGVSSDTFDRLVPGNARTSAVDYTESDRILPHPEYGGAKWVCVVNPSEDTFAEVVRPLLAEAHSRGEPPLTT from the coding sequence ATGATCGTGGGCATCGACGAGGGCGCTGTCATCGAATACATCGTCACCACCTTCCCCGACCTTCAGTACGAGGTGGTGCAGGGCAATTGGTTCTTCTTCCGGGGCGCCGACCGTAAGATACCGGCGATCACGCTGATGTCCAACGATGTCTTCGATACCTACTCTGATTTGGGACGTCCGTCGGTATACCGCCTCAATATCGGCGTCAGCAGTGACACTTTCGATCGGCTGGTACCCGGCAACGCCCGTACGAGCGCCGTCGACTACACCGAGTCCGACCGGATCTTGCCGCATCCCGAATACGGCGGCGCCAAATGGGTGTGCGTGGTCAACCCGAGCGAGGACACTTTCGCCGAGGTGGTGCGACCGCTGCTCGCAGAGGCCCATTCCCGCGGCGAACCGCCGCTGACCACGTGA
- a CDS encoding pirin family protein, giving the protein MPAITVSAMEALTLPRIPVPEPADTERPVRSITTGPRGYEGEGFPVVRAFAGVPSSELDPFIHMDQMGEVEYEPGEPRGTSWHPHRGFETVTYMIDGRFAHQDSHGGGGLIHDGATQWMTAGSGILHIETPPAELVESGGTFHGIQLWVNLPARDKFLTPAYQAIEGAQTTLVSSPDGGALVRIIAGDIGPHHGPGSTHTPITLAHATIQPGAQLNVPWNREFNALVYVLSGRGTVGALGHPIEQGQLAVLGPGDRITVQADEDQDGNRPAMEVLLLGGQPIRERVVAYGPFVMNTKAELIQAVEDYQAGRFGAIPPNALMPHVAR; this is encoded by the coding sequence ATGCCAGCTATCACTGTGTCGGCGATGGAGGCCCTGACCCTGCCGCGCATCCCAGTCCCCGAACCCGCCGACACCGAACGTCCGGTACGGTCCATCACCACGGGACCCCGCGGATACGAAGGGGAAGGCTTCCCCGTCGTCCGCGCCTTCGCCGGCGTGCCGTCCTCCGAGTTGGACCCGTTCATCCACATGGATCAGATGGGTGAGGTCGAATACGAACCCGGCGAACCGCGCGGGACGAGTTGGCACCCCCATCGCGGCTTCGAAACCGTCACCTACATGATCGACGGAAGGTTCGCCCATCAGGACTCACACGGCGGCGGCGGGCTCATCCATGACGGCGCCACCCAATGGATGACGGCCGGGTCCGGGATCCTTCATATCGAGACTCCCCCAGCCGAATTGGTGGAAAGTGGGGGAACCTTCCACGGCATCCAGCTGTGGGTCAACCTTCCGGCCCGCGATAAGTTCCTGACACCGGCATACCAGGCGATCGAGGGAGCACAGACCACTCTGGTCAGCTCGCCCGATGGCGGAGCACTGGTGCGGATCATCGCCGGAGATATCGGCCCACATCATGGCCCGGGTAGCACGCACACTCCAATTACCCTGGCGCATGCGACGATTCAGCCGGGAGCGCAATTGAATGTGCCGTGGAATCGGGAGTTCAACGCACTCGTCTACGTGCTCTCCGGACGTGGCACCGTCGGCGCGCTGGGGCATCCCATCGAGCAGGGCCAACTCGCGGTGCTGGGCCCCGGTGACCGAATCACGGTGCAGGCCGACGAGGACCAGGATGGAAATCGCCCCGCCATGGAGGTGCTACTGCTCGGCGGACAGCCGATCCGCGAGCGAGTGGTGGCCTACGGCCCGTTCGTGATGAACACCAAGGCCGAGCTGATCCAGGCGGTCGAGGACTACCAGGCCGGCCGGTTCGGCGCCATTCCGCCCAACGCCTTGATGCCGCACGTCGCGCGCTGA
- a CDS encoding alpha/beta hydrolase — MPPTTPTPPPAPTPIPQLPANDFHQYSHGVSALGGWFPIAVQVLAVVVLLVVIGWRSRRWRLLWVPVSVAFGALGALAAWMYMNSEGLASDPAPFRLWLWIGVFATSVAVAAVGFRSARWWRRGVSLLAIPLTLLAALVALNTWVGYYPTVQAAWGAISAGPLPNEVDMSDLAGLRNSTPATGKLVPVDIPADASGFKHRGEYVYLPPAWFAGETPPRLPVVMMIAGEFNTPADWVRTGNATKMIDDYAASHAGQAPIFVFVDVAGSFNNDTECVNGPRGNAASHLTEDVRPYVVSEFDSSPDPANWAVVGWSMGGTCAVDLTVMHPDLFSTFVDIAGDHGPTAGTKQQTIDRLYGGDAAQWDAFDPRTVMAKHGPYTGVTGWFEDAIPPADAKKPSGPKRPTADTPTGIGGHDDVTDDDREGAAQDLCAAAQRVQISCSIHQMISGHTWQFASRTFSDALPWLAAQIRTPGATG; from the coding sequence GTGCCACCGACTACGCCGACGCCTCCTCCGGCGCCGACTCCTATCCCACAACTGCCCGCCAACGACTTCCACCAGTACAGCCACGGGGTTTCAGCCCTCGGCGGCTGGTTTCCGATTGCCGTTCAGGTGCTGGCGGTGGTGGTCTTGCTGGTGGTCATCGGGTGGCGCAGCCGCCGGTGGCGGCTGCTCTGGGTGCCCGTGAGCGTAGCCTTCGGTGCCCTGGGCGCCCTAGCGGCGTGGATGTACATGAACTCCGAGGGGTTGGCCTCGGATCCGGCACCCTTCCGGCTGTGGTTGTGGATCGGTGTCTTCGCCACATCGGTGGCGGTCGCCGCCGTCGGCTTCCGGAGTGCGCGGTGGTGGCGCCGAGGCGTATCACTGCTGGCCATTCCGCTGACATTGCTCGCAGCACTGGTCGCCCTCAACACCTGGGTGGGCTACTACCCCACCGTGCAAGCGGCCTGGGGCGCGATCTCAGCGGGGCCACTGCCCAACGAGGTAGATATGAGCGACCTTGCGGGCCTGCGTAATTCGACTCCGGCAACCGGCAAGCTGGTCCCGGTGGACATCCCCGCCGATGCCAGCGGGTTCAAACACCGCGGCGAATACGTCTACCTGCCGCCTGCCTGGTTTGCCGGCGAAACCCCGCCCCGGCTGCCGGTGGTGATGATGATCGCCGGGGAATTCAATACTCCGGCCGACTGGGTACGTACCGGCAATGCCACGAAGATGATCGACGACTACGCCGCATCGCATGCCGGGCAGGCACCGATATTCGTCTTCGTGGACGTCGCGGGCAGCTTCAACAACGACACCGAATGCGTCAACGGCCCACGCGGAAACGCCGCCAGTCACCTCACCGAAGATGTGCGGCCCTACGTGGTCTCGGAGTTCGACAGTTCACCTGACCCGGCCAACTGGGCCGTCGTGGGCTGGTCGATGGGTGGCACCTGCGCTGTGGATCTGACGGTTATGCATCCTGACCTGTTCTCCACCTTCGTCGATATCGCGGGCGACCACGGCCCCACCGCTGGAACCAAACAGCAGACCATTGATCGTCTCTATGGCGGCGACGCCGCGCAATGGGACGCGTTTGATCCGCGCACGGTCATGGCCAAGCACGGGCCGTATACCGGTGTCACCGGATGGTTCGAAGACGCGATACCGCCTGCCGACGCCAAGAAGCCCAGCGGGCCCAAGCGGCCCACCGCCGATACCCCGACCGGGATAGGCGGGCATGACGATGTGACCGATGATGATCGGGAGGGCGCAGCCCAGGACCTCTGTGCCGCCGCACAGCGGGTACAGATCTCCTGCTCAATTCACCAGATGATCAGCGGCCACACCTGGCAATTCGCCAGCCGAACCTTCTCGGACGCGTTGCCCTGGCTGGCCGCGCAGATCCGCACCCCGGGTGCCACCGGCTAG
- a CDS encoding competence/damage-inducible protein A, with amino-acid sequence MLRAGIVVTGTEVLTGRVADANGPWLAEHLRKVGVDVAHLCVCGDRREDLLAQLKFLTDQGVDLIVTSGGLGPTADDMTLPTVAEFAGTTLIFDDVLETAIMDRLRPMANRWENVDWEALRVGIAKQALVPARGQILDPVGTAPGAIMSAGDVLIVVLPGPPHELQRMWQTAVNAAPFRALVGDDAAAIEETVLRLYGITEPDIAETLRLAENALGGLAALEITTCLRRSEVEVVTRFDSSARSVWQGLYEFIRARHGVALFSSDGSTVDEVVAALLHGRRLAVAESCTAGLLGARIADVPGSSAYFLGGVISYANDVKVGQLCVDPDLLASHGAVSPEVAEAMADGALKALGADIAVSTTGVAGPGGGSPDKPVGTVCFCAKTAAGEKAELRVVIPGNRNQIRERATTVALHLLRRLLS; translated from the coding sequence ATGTTGCGTGCGGGAATCGTCGTCACGGGTACCGAGGTCCTCACCGGGCGGGTTGCGGACGCGAACGGACCATGGCTTGCCGAGCACCTGCGAAAGGTGGGGGTCGATGTCGCGCACCTCTGCGTGTGTGGGGACCGCAGAGAAGATCTGCTGGCGCAGCTGAAGTTTCTCACCGATCAAGGTGTCGATTTGATCGTCACATCAGGCGGCTTGGGACCCACCGCTGACGATATGACGCTGCCGACTGTTGCTGAATTTGCCGGAACCACACTTATTTTCGATGATGTGCTGGAGACGGCCATCATGGACCGGCTCCGGCCGATGGCCAATCGCTGGGAGAATGTCGATTGGGAGGCGCTGCGAGTCGGCATTGCCAAACAGGCGCTGGTGCCGGCCCGCGGACAGATATTGGACCCGGTGGGCACTGCTCCGGGTGCGATCATGAGCGCGGGAGACGTGCTTATCGTGGTGCTACCCGGACCACCACACGAACTGCAACGGATGTGGCAAACGGCGGTCAACGCCGCGCCGTTCCGCGCACTTGTGGGCGACGATGCCGCGGCCATCGAAGAGACGGTGCTGCGGTTGTACGGAATCACCGAGCCGGATATCGCCGAGACACTGCGCCTCGCCGAGAATGCACTGGGAGGCCTTGCCGCGCTGGAAATCACCACGTGTCTGCGGCGTAGTGAGGTCGAGGTGGTCACCCGGTTCGACTCGTCCGCGCGGTCTGTCTGGCAGGGCCTCTACGAGTTCATTCGCGCCAGGCACGGCGTGGCGCTGTTCTCCTCCGATGGTTCGACCGTCGATGAGGTGGTGGCCGCGCTGCTGCACGGACGGCGGCTTGCTGTGGCGGAGTCATGCACCGCAGGGCTTTTGGGGGCGCGGATAGCGGATGTGCCGGGCTCTTCGGCGTACTTCCTCGGCGGTGTCATCAGCTATGCCAATGATGTCAAGGTCGGTCAGCTGTGTGTGGACCCGGATCTGCTCGCCAGCCATGGTGCGGTATCACCGGAGGTCGCGGAGGCCATGGCCGACGGGGCACTGAAGGCATTGGGTGCCGATATCGCGGTGTCGACCACTGGCGTAGCCGGTCCAGGAGGCGGGTCGCCGGATAAACCGGTGGGCACCGTGTGTTTCTGCGCCAAGACCGCGGCGGGCGAGAAGGCGGAACTACGGGTGGTTATCCCGGGAAACCGCAACCAAATTCGCGAGCGCGCCACTACTGTCGCCCTGCACCTGCTGCGCAGGCTGCTGTCGTAG
- the crcB gene encoding fluoride efflux transporter CrcB, whose product MTIMIVILAGALGAVLRFVVDSAIKYRRTHRFPWTTLLINLTGSALIGLLAGLVIFHHAAPDLLTVLGTGFCGGYTTFSTASVETVRLIERRRWTPAFYNTFGTLLGTVGACAAGLALGWVLA is encoded by the coding sequence GTGACGATCATGATCGTGATCCTGGCCGGTGCGCTGGGCGCGGTATTGCGGTTTGTGGTGGACTCGGCCATCAAATATCGGCGGACCCATCGCTTCCCATGGACAACGCTACTCATCAATCTCACCGGATCGGCGCTCATCGGTCTGTTGGCCGGTCTGGTGATCTTCCACCATGCGGCGCCCGATCTGCTGACCGTGCTGGGCACCGGATTTTGTGGTGGCTACACCACATTCAGCACCGCCAGCGTCGAAACGGTACGACTCATCGAACGACGGCGATGGACGCCCGCCTTCTACAACACGTTCGGCACGCTGCTGGGCACGGTCGGGGCGTGCGCGGCGGGTCTGGCGCTCGGGTGGGTGCTGGCATGA
- a CDS encoding undecaprenyl-diphosphate phosphatase: MTYTQAIVIGALQGVTELFPVSSLGHSVLVPAWIGGSWQQLVTQGDSDSGTPYLAFVVGLHVATALALLVFYWRDWVGIIGGLITSVRIRKVETSTQRLGWLIVVATIPVGLLGLLLEHSLRTLFAKPGAAAVFLFLNGLLLAGAEVLRRQQVVRAGNGLGAEGAKQITDLGYPDAGTIGLAQSLALLAGISRSGVAMVGGLLRGLDHEDSAKFAFLLATPVILAAGVLKLPTLAGPQGEGILGQVLVGSLVAAMAAYLAVRFLTKYFHTRTLVPVRGVLLGGRRGVDGAFSLAGGTRGADLRGQPGQRVREGSAGELPGVAADHLVN; the protein is encoded by the coding sequence TTGACCTACACCCAGGCCATCGTCATCGGTGCCCTGCAGGGTGTCACCGAGCTGTTTCCCGTGTCCAGCCTCGGCCATTCGGTACTCGTACCGGCTTGGATCGGTGGTTCGTGGCAGCAGCTCGTGACGCAGGGCGATTCGGATTCCGGCACTCCGTATCTTGCCTTCGTCGTCGGGTTGCACGTGGCCACCGCGCTAGCGCTGCTGGTCTTCTACTGGCGCGACTGGGTGGGCATCATCGGGGGACTGATCACTTCGGTACGTATCCGAAAGGTCGAGACCTCCACGCAGCGGCTCGGCTGGCTGATCGTGGTCGCGACGATCCCGGTGGGATTGCTCGGGCTGCTACTTGAGCACTCACTGCGCACCTTGTTCGCGAAACCCGGCGCGGCTGCCGTGTTCCTCTTTCTCAACGGTCTCCTGTTGGCAGGAGCCGAGGTTTTACGCAGGCAGCAGGTAGTTCGGGCCGGCAACGGGCTTGGCGCCGAAGGCGCCAAGCAGATCACCGACTTGGGCTACCCGGACGCGGGCACCATCGGCCTGGCGCAGAGTCTGGCGCTGCTCGCCGGCATCAGCCGCTCGGGCGTGGCGATGGTCGGTGGATTGCTTCGTGGCCTGGACCACGAGGATTCCGCGAAGTTCGCATTCTTGCTGGCTACCCCGGTGATCCTGGCCGCGGGAGTGCTGAAGCTACCGACGCTGGCCGGCCCACAGGGCGAGGGCATTCTCGGTCAGGTCCTGGTGGGTTCGTTGGTGGCGGCCATGGCAGCTTATCTGGCAGTGCGCTTCCTTACCAAGTACTTTCACACCAGAACGCTCGTTCCCGTTCGCGGTGTACTGCTTGGTGGCCGGCGGGGTGTCGACGGTGCATTTTCTCTAGCCGGTGGCACCCGGGGTGCGGATCTGCGCGGCCAGCCAGGGCAACGCGTCCGAGAAGGTTCGGCTGGCGAATTGCCAGGTGTGGCCGCTGATCATCTGGTGAATTGA
- a CDS encoding LLM class flavin-dependent oxidoreductase produces MRFTFAEAMTDPSYYIPLAQAAEAAGYDGMTIADSLAYPYESDAKYPYTPDGNREFLEGKPFIEALTLTAALGAVTSTLRFNIFVLKLPIRPPALVAKQASSIAALTGNRLGLGVGTSPWPEDYELMNVPFAKRGKRMDECIEIIQGLTTGDYFEFHGEFYDIPKTKMCPAPTAPIPILVGGHADAALRRAARCDGWMHGGGTEDLDELLATLNKFREEEGTVEKPFEVHVISVDGFTVDGVKRLEDKGVTDVIVGFRIPYIVGPDTEPLDTKIRNLESFAEHVISKVNP; encoded by the coding sequence ATGCGGTTCACCTTCGCCGAGGCGATGACCGACCCCTCGTACTACATCCCGTTGGCCCAGGCTGCCGAGGCCGCTGGATATGACGGCATGACCATCGCCGACAGCCTGGCGTATCCCTATGAGTCGGACGCGAAATATCCGTATACGCCCGACGGGAACCGTGAATTCCTCGAGGGCAAACCGTTTATCGAAGCGCTGACCCTTACCGCGGCCCTTGGTGCCGTGACCTCGACACTGCGGTTCAACATCTTCGTTCTCAAGCTACCGATCCGCCCTCCTGCGCTGGTGGCCAAGCAGGCCTCTTCCATCGCGGCGTTGACGGGCAACCGCCTTGGCCTGGGCGTGGGCACCAGCCCCTGGCCCGAGGACTATGAGCTGATGAATGTGCCATTCGCCAAGCGCGGCAAGCGCATGGACGAGTGCATCGAGATCATCCAGGGACTTACCACCGGCGACTACTTCGAGTTCCACGGCGAGTTCTACGACATTCCCAAGACCAAGATGTGCCCCGCGCCCACAGCACCCATCCCGATCCTCGTCGGTGGCCATGCCGATGCGGCGCTGCGGCGCGCGGCCCGGTGCGACGGTTGGATGCACGGCGGCGGCACCGAGGACCTGGACGAGCTGTTGGCCACGTTGAACAAGTTCCGCGAAGAGGAAGGGACGGTCGAGAAGCCGTTCGAGGTGCACGTCATCTCCGTCGACGGGTTCACGGTGGACGGCGTAAAGCGCCTCGAAGATAAGGGTGTCACCGATGTCATCGTCGGCTTCCGCATTCCCTACATCGTCGGACCGGATACCGAGCCGCTGGACACCAAGATCCGCAACCTGGAGAGCTTCGCCGAACACGTCATTTCCAAGGTGAATCCCTGA
- a CDS encoding HD domain-containing protein codes for MAFTPLVGFEAPIFTEVMATVELDWHWATRTGGAVSTAQRRALLGRLIRALPGMVSDAVKTRVGRRGLGRVEFGSIVVPDSTLARAAEQEARDCVTPHVLEHSYRTYFFGKALAELDDIQVDDELVYVASLLHDLQLEHPTPGRCFAVVGGERAARFVMTQGAPADRAEAVGAAIAAHITLGASDNLADPGGFVSAGAGTDVFGLRLSDLDAEWVQELLHRHPRLDFKRHMRRAWAAESAAVPNGRAAWLTRYAAFPMLVKAAPFGE; via the coding sequence ATGGCATTCACGCCACTGGTCGGATTCGAAGCGCCCATCTTCACTGAAGTCATGGCAACCGTCGAATTGGATTGGCATTGGGCGACCCGCACCGGCGGGGCGGTCTCGACCGCTCAGCGGCGGGCGCTGTTGGGGCGCCTGATCCGCGCGCTACCGGGGATGGTCAGTGACGCCGTCAAGACCCGGGTCGGGCGGCGGGGGCTGGGCCGAGTGGAGTTCGGATCGATCGTGGTACCCGATTCCACACTCGCGCGCGCGGCCGAGCAGGAAGCCCGCGACTGTGTCACCCCACACGTGCTCGAGCACTCGTATCGCACCTATTTCTTCGGCAAAGCACTGGCCGAGCTGGATGACATACAGGTCGACGACGAACTCGTGTACGTCGCAAGCCTGCTGCACGATCTGCAGCTGGAACATCCGACACCTGGACGATGTTTCGCCGTGGTCGGTGGCGAACGCGCCGCCCGGTTCGTCATGACTCAGGGGGCGCCCGCGGACCGTGCCGAGGCGGTAGGCGCGGCGATCGCCGCGCATATAACCCTGGGCGCCAGCGACAACCTCGCAGATCCGGGTGGATTCGTCTCAGCGGGGGCAGGAACTGACGTATTCGGCCTGCGGCTGTCGGACCTGGATGCCGAGTGGGTGCAGGAGCTACTGCACCGACATCCGCGGCTGGATTTCAAACGGCACATGCGCAGGGCGTGGGCTGCCGAGAGCGCCGCAGTGCCGAACGGGCGCGCCGCGTGGCTCACCCGATACGCGGCCTTCCCCATGCTCGTCAAGGCCGCCCCCTTTGGGGAATAG
- a CDS encoding FluC/FEX family fluoride channel, with protein MFLGGACGTALRYGFEQTWPASGTSWPWGTFAANVSGAFVLGATLETLTLLGPDGGWRWHARLFLGTGFCGAFTTYSALALEIDTLTRNGFVAIGVLYALVSVAAGLVAALGGIAAAARALARYAGGSG; from the coding sequence GTGTTCCTCGGCGGTGCGTGTGGGACGGCGCTGCGCTACGGGTTCGAGCAGACGTGGCCGGCCTCTGGTACGTCATGGCCGTGGGGGACCTTCGCGGCCAATGTGTCGGGGGCGTTCGTTCTCGGCGCCACCCTGGAGACTCTGACGCTGCTGGGGCCGGACGGCGGCTGGCGCTGGCACGCGCGGTTGTTTCTGGGAACGGGTTTCTGCGGTGCCTTCACCACCTACAGCGCCCTCGCGCTGGAGATCGACACCCTCACCCGCAACGGGTTCGTGGCCATCGGTGTGCTCTACGCGTTGGTGAGCGTGGCCGCCGGGCTGGTGGCCGCGCTGGGCGGCATTGCCGCCGCAGCCAGGGCTTTGGCGCGTTACGCCGGGGGTTCTGGGTGA
- a CDS encoding TetR/AcrR family transcriptional regulator, with the protein MPANTRDRIVAATCELFRRQGMTGTGLKQIAQSAGAPFGSIYHFFPGGKAQLADEAIRAAGAMYRDLVLAVFDQNGPDLAATIRTAFAAAADNLIATDYTDACPIATIALEVASTDEDLRHATAEVFTDWIEQGTERIADTGLPPGTRRRLILGFITGLEGAFVLSRALRDPEPLFAAGETVAAAATSALAALATHAE; encoded by the coding sequence ATGCCGGCAAACACTCGCGACCGAATAGTCGCCGCCACCTGCGAGCTCTTCCGCAGGCAGGGCATGACCGGCACCGGGCTCAAGCAGATCGCGCAGAGCGCGGGGGCGCCCTTCGGGTCGATCTATCACTTCTTTCCCGGGGGTAAGGCACAGCTGGCTGACGAGGCAATCCGTGCCGCCGGCGCGATGTATCGGGACCTGGTGCTGGCGGTCTTCGATCAGAATGGCCCCGACCTGGCCGCGACCATTCGCACCGCATTCGCCGCGGCCGCCGATAATCTCATCGCCACGGACTACACCGACGCCTGCCCGATTGCGACGATCGCACTGGAAGTCGCAAGCACCGACGAAGATTTACGGCATGCCACCGCCGAGGTCTTCACAGACTGGATCGAGCAGGGCACCGAGCGAATCGCCGACACCGGACTACCGCCCGGTACCCGCCGCCGGCTCATACTGGGATTCATCACCGGCCTGGAGGGCGCATTCGTGCTGAGCCGTGCGTTGCGCGATCCCGAACCGCTGTTCGCCGCGGGCGAGACGGTCGCTGCCGCGGCCACCTCGGCGCTGGCGGCGCTAGCGACCCACGCGGAATGA
- a CDS encoding GlxA family transcriptional regulator → MGTKTVAALALDGVITYDLACAVQMFRRGPGRTGQPDGFDLVTCGHRPGSVWTPDGFHLDVEHGVDTLEAADIVVVPARAPHDHPPPDDVLNALRGAHQRGAVVLSICLGAFVLAAAGLLDGRPATTHWEYCDDMRRLYPRVELRPDALYVDDGDILTSAGLSAGMDLCLHVVRRELGAAAASDLARWNVMAPHRDGGQAQFIPPVRTALGAGGLGPTLSWAAERLAEIDDVSALARHAHLSLRTFNRRFAEEVGTTPKRWLDVQRATRARELLENTDMTVESIAAQCGFGSVAAMRTHLRRVTATTPSAYRRAFRR, encoded by the coding sequence ATGGGCACCAAGACGGTGGCAGCGCTGGCGCTCGACGGCGTGATCACCTACGACTTGGCGTGCGCCGTGCAGATGTTCCGCAGGGGGCCGGGACGTACCGGCCAGCCCGACGGTTTCGATCTGGTGACTTGTGGCCATCGGCCTGGAAGTGTCTGGACGCCAGATGGTTTCCATCTCGATGTGGAACATGGCGTCGACACGCTCGAGGCTGCGGATATCGTCGTCGTGCCCGCACGTGCCCCACATGACCACCCGCCTCCGGATGACGTGTTGAACGCGTTGCGGGGCGCGCATCAGCGTGGAGCCGTGGTGCTCAGCATCTGTCTGGGTGCGTTTGTCCTGGCTGCCGCAGGCCTGTTGGACGGACGTCCCGCCACGACGCATTGGGAGTACTGCGACGATATGCGCAGGTTGTATCCGCGGGTCGAGCTGCGGCCCGACGCGTTGTACGTCGATGACGGCGACATCCTGACCTCGGCGGGATTGTCGGCGGGTATGGACCTGTGCCTGCATGTGGTGCGGCGTGAACTCGGTGCGGCGGCGGCATCCGATTTGGCTCGCTGGAACGTCATGGCGCCACATCGCGATGGCGGCCAGGCTCAGTTCATCCCGCCCGTCAGGACCGCCCTCGGTGCCGGCGGTCTGGGGCCGACATTGAGCTGGGCGGCCGAGCGTCTCGCCGAGATCGATGATGTGTCGGCACTGGCGAGGCATGCGCATCTGAGTCTTCGCACCTTCAACCGCCGATTCGCGGAAGAAGTGGGCACCACGCCCAAGCGGTGGCTCGACGTGCAGCGGGCGACGCGAGCTCGTGAACTGCTTGAGAATACCGATATGACCGTGGAATCCATTGCCGCGCAATGTGGATTTGGCAGTGTCGCCGCCATGAGGACGCATCTGCGCCGGGTCACGGCGACCACACCGAGCGCCTACCGCCGGGCGTTTCGGCGGTAG
- a CDS encoding universal stress protein gives MSDSPTVHLVVGWDHYSPSTAALHFAIDMARRLNAHVHVVHIQDMDDEPLDPDCDSWESQSRTAIAAAETSARDEFSTGDVSWEYHRAHGPAAVQLLGVAQQCDALMIVLGSPRGGPASALDTLLGQSVSHRLIGARRVPLVLVPAL, from the coding sequence ATGAGTGATTCGCCCACTGTGCATTTGGTGGTCGGATGGGACCACTACTCGCCAAGTACTGCCGCGTTGCATTTCGCAATAGATATGGCCCGCCGGCTGAATGCGCACGTACACGTTGTGCACATTCAGGATATGGACGATGAACCGTTGGACCCCGACTGTGATAGCTGGGAATCTCAGTCACGCACAGCCATTGCCGCCGCCGAAACCTCGGCGCGTGATGAGTTCTCCACCGGAGATGTCTCGTGGGAGTACCACCGCGCGCACGGGCCCGCTGCCGTTCAGCTGCTCGGGGTGGCGCAACAGTGCGATGCGTTGATGATCGTCCTGGGGAGCCCTCGGGGTGGTCCTGCGTCAGCACTCGACACGCTTCTCGGGCAATCGGTGTCCCATCGCCTCATCGGCGCCCGACGAGTGCCGCTGGTGCTGGTGCCGGCGCTCTGA